In Vicia villosa cultivar HV-30 ecotype Madison, WI linkage group LG7, Vvil1.0, whole genome shotgun sequence, the DNA window GGACCAATGCAGGTAGAAAGTCTTAAAGGGAAAATGTATGCATATACGGTGGTTGATGATTACTCCAGATACACATGGATAAGCTTCATTAGAGAAAAATCAGATGTGTTTGAGGTGTTTAAGGATCTATGCACCAGACtgcaaagagaaaaggaaagtGCTGTAATCAGAATAaggagtgatcatggaaaggaatttgagaatgccAAATTTGCTGAATTCTGCTCATTTGAAGGAATCAGTCATGAATTTTCTTCACCtattacacctcaacaaaatggagtagtagaAAGGATAAATAGGACTAtacaagaatcagccagagctaTGATCCATGCAAAGAAGCTGCCTATGTACATTTGGGCTGAAGCTATAAACACAGCCTGCTATGTCCATAACAGAGTAACATTGAGAAAAGGAACCTCCTCTACTCTTTATGAACTGTGGAGAGGTAAGAAACCAACTATTAAGTACTTTCATGTGTTTGGTAGCAAGTGCTACATCTTGACAGATCGTGACCAAAGAAGGAAAATGGATTCCAAAAGTGATGAAGGTATATTATTGGGGTACTCCACAAACAGCAGAGCTTATAGGGTATTCAACACCAGAACACAAGTCTTGATGGAATCCATCAATGTTATTGTTGATGACCAACATGGAGAATTCGATGTATTAGAGAATGTCGAAACATTCCTTGAAATTCAGGCTGAGAGGTTAGACCAACCTGAAGTGAGTAATGAGACTCCCTCAGAACCTGAACCTGAAGCAATCATCAAAGATCCATCTAtcagaattcagaaagatcatcccAAGGAACTTatcataggagatctcaacagtggtATAATGACCAGATCAAGAGGAACCATTGCCAACTCCTGCTTTGTGTCCAAAATTGAACCAAAAAATGTGAAGAAAGCCTTGACAGATGAATTTTGGATTAGTTCTATGCAAGATGAACTTGCACAGTTCAAAAGAAATGAAATATGGGAACCAGTACCTAGACCAGAAGGAACAAATATCATTGGTACCAAGTGGATATACAATAACAAGTCTGATGAACAAGGAGTCATAactagaaacaaagccagactagtaGCACAAGGATACAATACTCAAGTAGTGGGAGTAGAATTTGACGAGACTTTTGCTCCTGTAGCAAGACTTGAGTCAATCATATTACTACTAGGAGTAGCCTGCATCTTGAAGTTCgagctatatcagatggatgtaaaaTGTGCCTTTCTGAATGGATACTTAAATTAAGAAGTatatgtggaacaacctaaaggttttgctgaTCCAAATCTGCCTGATCATGTCTACAAACTAATAAAAGCTCTCTATGgcttgaaacaagctcctagaacttggtgtcataccccaaaattttcccatctcatttctcctatCAATGctcaagactcaaagacacaccctcctaaacaatggttcaaagaattagggttttgatctctctgaagaaaatgaatgaatcaaaggctccaatgcatctcatatggcttatgatgtttcaaactacctccatgacaaaattaaggttttaattccaaggattgatcagtcaattgttcagaaagtcaacagtcgactagtttgacctaaaagtcaactgtggtcaaagtatagtcaaaactcctgattttttgtcaacaaccttattcgaaagtatcattcaccatttgatcaaggattgatcatggttcatcaagggaagatcagaaatcaacaaattcaaaagtttctaaattagggttttcataggagaaaagtcaactgaactttgaccagccataactttcacttggaacatcagaaatttctcatcaaaagctcattttgaaggaaattgaattccctacaattttgtctctcacaagccaagtccaaaaatgcttcatttaagagatatggatcaagagattataggtcttttttgaaagtcaaccaaaagcaattttttgtaaaagccaatatcatcaagataaaatcttcaaatggaaaaaagattccatagtggcttgtagaggacatcttgaggtttccaaaaagtcctagaactcctcaataccttaaaaattgagggagatatgccttctcaaagttggacaattttgagaagaaaaatgtgaaggaaaagggttcaaaataattttctttgcaaagaggcccaacgtTTTATGGCCAaaacttgatcctcaagttatccaagactccATACTCAATTCCCacaaatttttgaattttatttgatttttatataaattttttatcatttaaaagtgataattaatttatgaaaatcatggaaaatcaaatattttgttaaggaCTCCatcccaatcaaatccaatcaccatttaaacaaaataatcaatcaaatttcgtgcaataCAAGATTGAaggaaaaagattgaaattgagacCAAATTTGGAAGCtttcaaaacatattttcaatcatattttccTAACTTGCAAATCAAGCTACAAAAAGATTTGGCCCAAGTTTTTGACCTAAAAACATTCTCCTATAAGAGCATGAAGATTGCAGAGCACTAGGTTATGAATTCTTTGCCTCCAAGAACCATAACAAACTTCCAAAAGCTCAAGAAAAAATTCAATTCGGTTTCATGCTTGCAGAAGGATTCAAAGGTTTTTGAGGATTCAATTAGGTTCCTGAGACTCTTTTGAAGATTTCCAGATCATCACCAAGCCTCCACACATCAAGAACAGTCCTATACAACTCACGGTTTGTATCTTTTTAAAAATCTTCGATTTGTTTGATTCAAGCATTCATACTGAAATCTATTTGCATATTATTACTTGTGACATGGTTTTCATTGTGTCTGGAGCTTTAATTGTCTTTCTGTGCATGTTCAAGCCTAacaccattattagggtttcgAGCTCTAAAATTGGGGCTTTACGATTGAGGCCAAATTAGGGGAAACCGATGGTGTTTTTGAACTCAGGGGCCTTGGACGTTCATAGTAGTATGGAAgcgaaatattttttgtgttgttTGGATGTATTCGTAAATTGCAGGTATAAAAGGTTCATGTTTTTATAGCGCTTTTGTAAAAAGCGCTATAAAAGGAGCTGTCTGAAATTTtcaaggaagaagatggagaggtGGCACTCCCCTATTGGTTGGGGCTTCGCACGCGTTTTGGTTTGAATCAAGACAGGTCTAGTGCATTAAGACGCTTGTGATATCATGTACCCTCATTCCATCAGCCGTTAGATCGTTCCAGCATCCAATCCAACGCACTGGAGCATGCATGCGCACCATGGTCTCTCTACGCCCTGCAGCACTGGATCACAGTTAAGatcttctaattttttttacttttaattatataacctattttctttatttatttatattgtttatatattgttttttaaattcttttaaatatccctttttaacaaaaattgttctaaatttctttttttcataaaaaacattaaaaataaaaatgatttatttaatattaattattgataataatttttattaaatgtttaaattaatttaattgtttaattgtttaattgattactaatattttttaattgattgaaatacatattagggttaagtaatttaatcgaaattttattttttccgatttaattaattaggttgaaaaccaataattaattaatttgtttttttatttattttattaatcataGTTAACttgtccctaatcagggtttatgagGTTTATcattagatcattcatacactaaaaaaatTTCCTTTTCCTTGTGCAACTTTTCAGTGTTATCTCAAGATCTTCCGACTACGTGCCATGTCGATCGAAAAGTTAAGTTCCTGAATccctatttaatttaatattattttactttttattttgtttttttgccTGAGGCCAGGATTTGTCCCACGTAGTCAacgaactcctcctacactcacccctttgtttattcttcctttgccaattttcagggttaaccaaccggtcaaagctcgaaccttcggtaaccctaaaacttgttactttttaatttctcctttaattattacttgtgttaaacctattGCTCTGTTGGagtttattttattacttttttccccttccccatggattattttgtaactgctcctggttgtattgtgtgggcttgaaggcacttaaactgctattataaactgcgtggttagtaatttagggagtgcaacctcgaactgaatttagaatgactaatttataagataatattatctgaattgaatcacgtgattgtgcacccacacaccttttatggtaaccccttttgctgcctgttgcctgttgccttgttgccttttttgtgcagaatagtcaagtccctcggatacgaggacgcctcagcaaatgttgcccccagttcatcactaaagatcataagtcccaaatGTTGCTACCTTcggttcggttatatgatctcgtccctcgaggttgcctacgatgatgtgatagtccctttcgattattgctgaggtgtcctcctagttgcctaataatgactattcttatccttccattagactacatgccctctctatggcaagggacagtcttatggcgaacgataatttcgacgacccttcaaccttcAATAAAAGGACTTCATACCCTCATTTGGTATgaatagccctgaaaggctaaaagaactcatTTACTAtgtcaaggtaatttgcccttaattgcttgctctggtttaaattctttttctacccttttcttaaaaacttcaaaaagctacgctcatttatgagctaaagtccttatttcttcttctatacatttctaaacttttggttgcaaagggtgccttacaccttccctttgtataaattacacTCCGaactaaaatttcttttaaaaggtttttttctgttcttttagcctttctatatattggataaaataaaagtcggtggcgactcttgcttaccgcgatattttcttaaaagtcagttcaccgtattacacttggTATGAGAGATTAACTGAATTTATGACCACTAATGGATATAAGAAAGGAGGAATAGACAAAACTCTCTTTGTAAAGAATGAAGATGGAAGGATCATGATTGCACATatatatatgtggatgacatagtgTTTGGAGGAATGTCAGATGGAATGGTAAAACACTTTGTCAGTCAAATGTagactgagtttgaaatgagtatggttggagaattgacatacttccttggacttcaaattaagcaaatggaaGACTCCACCTTTTTGTCTCAAAGAAAATATGCCAAGAACatagtcaaaaagtttggaatggtaATTGTGAGTCACAAAAGAACTCTTGCACCAACACACCTAAAGCTATCTAAAGATGAAGGGGGCATAAGTGTTGACCAGAGTTTGTACAGGATCATGATTGGAAGCTTGCTATATCTAACAGCCAACAAACCATATATTGTATTTGGAGTTGGAGTATATGCTAGATATCAAGCAGAGCCAAAGGTAAGTTACTTAAACCAAgtcaagagaatcttcaaatatgTAAATGGAACTTTTGACTATGGAATATTATACACTCACGGGTGTGACCCTATCCtgactggatattgtgatgctgactaggctggaagtgctgatgacagaaaaagcacATCTAGAGGATGTTTATTCTTAGGAAACCATCTCATATCATGGTTTAGCAAGAAGGAGAACTGTGTATCGTTATCAACtgctgaagcagaatacataACAACTGGTAGTAGCTGTTCTCAActggtttggatgaaacaaatgctgacTGAATACAATGTTTCACAAAATGTTATGACTTTGTACTGTGACAATCTCAGTTCTATCAACATCTCCAAAATCCAATTCAGCATAGCAGAACCAAACATAATGATATCCGACATCACTTTATTAGAGAACTTATAGAAGACAAGTTGATTTGCTTGGAACATGTATCCATTGAAATTCAGCTAGttgacattttcacaaaagctcttgatgctacacagtttgaaAACTTGCGAAGCAAGCTAGGAGTCTGCATCTTTGAGGAaccataaatttcaaaaaaaaagggagaagacAGTTGTTTGCTTTGACAAcctttatggccaaacagggggagaataATAATTGTCACCCTAGAACCAGAACAACAAGtatgtgtgatcaacaattctgatatgtgttgatctgtttgattATGTGTAGTATAGCAGTTTATTTCTGTTATACTTaacagctgctcatgtgatgtgGTAGTATAGCCATTTTTTATGATTAAATGTTTGTTGTAGAAGTAAAAACAGTTGTGATCGTCGTGTGTATACTGATGGAAGTAGTAGTGTATGTTGTCTGTGTGGTATGATGTACTGTATTAGCTCTGACTCTGTAtggttgtgtgttttctgctgcaagtggttctctgatatggtgtgacaggttgttttagcctaaaatttgccaaagggggagattgtagatgtttttaaattgactgcattttgtggtaaaacattatTGGGTGTTTAGTGTCTTgaccaatgtcatgacatgctttatatggtgttatgcaggctgcatatgtttaagctaatacatttttgttagtgaatgtcatgaccgatgtcatgacatccatgtctgacagcaggagctgttatgttttatttttctgtttcttgatttctctcaatctacaatttaggaaaccttttattgtgtgctgaatattttgtCTAGAAGATTTCGTTAACAACGCATTCTGTAACAACCTGATgatgtgtaaattaggttaacttggttaaccctaatttggttcTTGGAAAGCCCGAGGCCCAAGAGATTCATATAAGAAGCCTGCAATCCTAATGTGGAATGCAGAGAGAaagatttgttaattgtgaagaaccatagttctgtagctgtgtgtttagtctcttgtactccaaacaattgtcttttgatgattgtattggaataggttgtttatgtactttgtcactctaagattttaagcacgagtgtgtgtctcttgattgaagcttttaagcagatcaaggtgtgtttttgaagcgtgtcttctctctaatttgtttaatgtttgtttgtaatcactgttgtgattgagggggagtgagtggagatactcaggtctaggaatagattggaattacattaggtaggtcttaagtgaggagtcgtaaacgggggagtttaactctgaattaattctgcttatattggattccctccctggcttggtagcccccagagtaggtattgtcgTATACCGAATTGGGTGAACAATTTGCTGTGTTCTTTAATGTTTTTTTGCAATTCTGTTTTAACATTTTAttctgtgtaattgtggatgtcataacatccagtacgacatcatgtgtgagttactagaattttcagcgACATTTAAGGGATCAACATCAACCTTCATGTTGTTTCTACCCTTTTCAGCAaacttcaaacgaccatccttgatagcattttgaattagatccctgaaaagaaaacattgtgaggttttatggccttaaaatccatgatatttacagaaacctaTTTTCTTCTGTTGTTCTAACGGATGAATTTTAGAGTtaggaggtactatcatctggccatcttttactaaaagATCAaaaatttcatcacacttggtgacGTCAAATATATATGTTTTCTTAGGGAATTTGTCATTCTTTTTTACCTCGAAAGGGTTTTTTTCATTGGAAGGAGTGAGTAATTTACAAGAATATGggggtgcctcttttaattcagccaaatCTATTTCGACCTCATCAAAGCCATGTGAGTCATTGAAGGCTTCAACCTCGACATGTTCAACCTTGTATAGGCTACTCTTTCtttcttgtaatttttatttgcttTGGCCTTTTCAACTTTCAATCGTTCAACTTGTCGAaatctatctgccaactgggtcatatctctcaaatactgagtatctaacttctttcgaattgaatagtcTAGGCCACCTGCGGCCATTTCGACCAATTCATGTTCAGGTACCactgtgaaacatcttgatttcaataaacgaaacctattcaaataatcatcattAGGCTCTGTAAATTTCCTCTTAATGGTatccaattctttcaaactaatcttggTTTGTCCCATGTAAATCTGCTCATAGAACATTCTCTCTAGATGAGCCCAAGTATCTATGGAATTTGAGGTAAGGTGGTGAACAATGTAAATGCATTTTTGTTAGTGAGCTAGGGAAGTATTTGATTATTAAATTCTCGCTATTTTCTAAATCACctatgtaacagcccgagccttcggcgttcccggcactgtcacctcatgatcttctctacccccctcactagtagagtttttgcctttcgtgggaatcgaaccctgtaccctagggttcaagtacatgttcattccattcccactaccaattgagctactagctcaagtagtagcaggaattgctatgaatatgtacttaacccctagctacatggttcgattcctgcgggaggcaaaaacaatatttcctgggcagccgataagccgacctaggggggattattgattaagccggtaacatgctcggttggccgacacggttgatgcgtgcagcggatatcagGGTGTTAtaataaaaaggcgcctttttatgtaacagcccgagccttcggcgttcccggcactgtcacctcatgatcttctctacccccctcactagtagagtttttgcctttcgtgggaatcgaaccctgtaccctggggttcaagtacatgttcattccattcccactaccacttgagctttagctcaagtggtagtgggaatggaatgaacatgtacttgaaccccagggtacagggttcgattcccacgaaaggcaaaaactctactagtgaggggggtagagaagatcatgaggtgacagtgccgggaacgccgaaggctcggacTGTTACAACCTGCCTCAGTCAAATATCGGGCTATATGTTCTACAGTCAATTCACTAGTGTCccttgaaaattttgtaaatttatgCACTTTGGTACCTCTTGGAAGTTCCGTTTGCAAGATATAATCTGCCACAAGGGAGGTGTAATtgggacgtcgaagtccagtgttAAGGCCGTTATTGGCCATAATCCTCTAAATCAGGGTTGTTAAGTTATTTTCCGTCGTCATGTTATCTTGCCTAACCCTGTTAATTACTTCGTCTGCATTTTTCTCTCTATTAACCATAACTACCCTAGGCTGTTCTTCAGGAATTTCTTATGGAATAGCGTCAGTTCTCTGGGTTTGCCGTTCCAACCCCGCCCCCAATATCTTTTTGCCAGGCCTTTGCCTAGGTGGTCGAACTTGTTCTATGATTGGTTCTTCCTTCTGGATTACAACCTGGTTGCTCCTGCGTTGAGTAGAAGTTTGAGGGGCTCCTAAGAAATCTGCTATACGCCCCATTTGTATGGACAATCGTTGGTATGTTTCAATATTATCTTGGTTAGTCCTATTAAGATTTGTTATTAAGGGAGAAAAATTTGAGCCCATTTCTCGAGCAAGCACACCAatcatatcatggttgcttgcatccatttcttgcctaaaTGTCGCTTGATTTTTGGTAGTGAGTGTAGGCATTTGGCCCGACGGGCCTTGATTTTGTACACTTCGACCAACCAAACCTGCATTTGGCGAAAAAGTCGCAGTAACGGGTTGTGTGTATGTAGGTCCGCCACCCTAAATACCTGTTATATAGGATGCTGGCATTCCATAAGGTTGTTAGTTCCAAGGTCTATATCCTTCGAATCCTGTTGGTCTGGGGGTGAATGGTTGCCCCTGACTTGTAAAATTTGTCGAAAACAGCGGGATTTATGTTGTAATCGTGAAGGGAGGAGCCGTGGCCGAACTAAGTACTAGTTTCGTCCCTGTGGACATCGACGTAGACTCGGGCATGGCCTGAGAACTATTTACGACCGCAGACCCTATCGATGTAGGTATCGCCTATGATTCTGGCGCGGAAGTCGAGACATTCTTTGCACTTGCAACAACTGtgcctgacccttgtgggggatcttgtgCTCCCGGTTTGCTGGTTGAATTAaccattttattttttctttacgTTTAGGAATTGGTTGTGAATTAGTGGTAGATTTAccactcctaaggttcatacaaggttttAATTTACTCTAAACCTATAAGACAAAACAAAAACACTTAAATGACAActtttgacactgtcccactgggcgtgccaatttgctTACAGTGATTTCCAGTAAACAACCTCTAGTCCTCaaaactataaatatactttggttactcgcaggatcaacTAAATTGTTCCTAGGACATGTTTCGAAAAGTTATCTTTTATGATGGTTAGATTCATACTTTCTAAGTTTTGGTTCTTCAACGAGATGATCCTAATCTATAAATGACTATAAAGTAAAACAAGACATAATACAACGAAAGAAATTGCAAAGAGTAAATTGAAATTGTTAGACAATAAACATAAATGGCTTCGACAGAAATATAAAGGAATGAAACTATAAATATAAAAGATTCGACGAAAAAATAAAGGAATGTTAGAAGACTTTGTTTTTATAAAGGAAAGACAAATATATAAAAGGTAATggtttgtgagtaatttgtacaaaatgaacacccttgtATCCTACCACTAAGactcttatttatactaattcgaccctaacggctCTACTCTAACGAAATGGCACGTTGCTCGCTTACATGCGCTTCGAATTTCTGGGACTCCACATGTCCTCCTTGATTCAAACGAAACTCTTTGAATTTCAAATATTCCTGCTCGAACCTTCTTCGACTCGCAGCAACGTGCCCTTTATGAGACTATATCAAAATACTCTAAGTTTCTTCGACCCTTAGATATCGAAGGCCACCTTAGATCTCAAAGGCCACCTATTCAAATTCAACTTCGATTTAGGAACCTTCATGAtatataaaaatctaaaaaatagcCATTAAAAGCCATTCTTTCTTCGATACCTATATCTTCGAAGAGCATAGATATtattcgaaatctccagctaacaattgtatggtcccttgaagtggaggatggacctatatgtggatgattagaccaacctgaccagaGCTGTTTATGCTGGAACAAAGAGAGTtaaatccaaagacttcatgcgagagtgaagaatttgaattgaactGTTCAGCCTGTATCTATGTACAGACAAGAAAGGTATCAAAACCTTCATGTGGGAGTGAAGAtgttgataaggtaacctctgtgcCTATGTGGTTTTATCAGGTCAGGAATTTGGTTAGGTCTAGTATGTTGcctggtgcagaagcaagcattttTTAGGGTTGAGTTACTGTCAATCCTTGAatgtcatgcttacaattggTTCATGGAGTAAGCATTATGTAAGTtttgttgatatatggctattttccgctgcatagcctctggtgcaacccctattgtaaaagaaatattctagggttatttatattcaacagaatgtatggcagaatcttatagctataattaaagtgtcaaagatacttgagtaatctctcaagtacaCTCATAATTGCATGGTTTATTAGTGCTGATGAATGTCaattgatcaatgatattcataatcatctgcaagtgtgaaccttgaagagtttcaaggctggagtgttcctagaaggaggaacagatgtcctactgaatgttgggacattagtactggtatgcagctaccagttgaagaacagatgttctggtgcttagctgatgtagtgtgagaacattggtttggaacctactcctaatctggaagaggaga includes these proteins:
- the LOC131618754 gene encoding uncharacterized protein LOC131618754, coding for MEDSTFLSQRKYAKNIVKKFGMVIVSHKRTLAPTHLKLSKDEGGISVDQSLYRIMIGSLLYLTANKPYIVFGVGVYARYQAEPKFYQHLQNPIQHSRTKHNDIRHHFIRELIEDKLICLEHVSIEIQLVDIFTKALDATQFENLRSKLGVCIFEEP